The sequence GCATCCGGCCGGTCCGCCGCCACCGCAGCCGCCCGGTCTCGTCGATCAGGGTCCGGGCCTGGTTGGCGTTGTCGGGGTGCAGGCAGTACGGGACGTCCAGCAGGCCCTGCCGGACGGCTCGCACCAGCGCCTCACCGACGTCCTGGTGCAGGGCGAGCGTCGCCTCGATCAGGGTCCGCGCCTCCAGATGGAGGGCCGCCTCCTCGGCGGCGCTCGCCGACAGTCCGGCGGCGGCGTCCGGCCGCCCCGCGACCTCGCCGGCCAGCTCCAGCGCCTCGATGTTCTCCTCGATCGTGGGGATCCGCAGCGCCTCGACCGCGGTCTTGGTCACCAGCCGCTCGGCCCCGGTGGCCCGGGCCAGCCGGACGCTGTCCGCCAGCAGCCGGAGCGCTCCCGCCCTGGTCCGCGGGAAGACCCCCATGTAGGTGTAGATGACGACATGCCAGCGCACCGCGCCGAGGTACTCGGCGGCCAGCCGCCGCATGGCCCGCACCGCGGCCAGGTCCTGGGCCGGATTGGTCTGCTGCGCGTAGCTGAGCGAGACGCTGCCGATCCCGTGCTGGACGAAGAACAGGCACTCCAGCACGCTGAGCGCCACCAGCAGTCCCGGGGGGCAGAGCTGGCCCAGCATGCAGCCGCCGAAGCTCTCCAGGTGGACCGGCCGGCCGGCCGGGGCGCGGTCGGCCAGCAGCTCGCAGCCGTCGGCCCAGGCCCGGGCGGCCTCGGCCAGCGGGGTCCGGCTGTAGGGCAGGCAGTACGACACCGGCCCGCCCTCGGTCGCGGTCAGGCCGGCGGCCAGCATGGCCTCGAACAGCCGCTGCGGCAGGGCCGAGCCGTGCCGCAGCTGGACCGGGAAGTCCGGTCCGGCCAGACCGGCCAGCAGCCGATGGTTGGTCTCGGGGCCGTGTTCCACCAGCGGATACCCGTTGAGCGGCGTCCCGGTGCGCAGCGCCTCCCGGACCGAACCGTGGTCACCCACCCTGGTGTAACTGTCCACGGTGATGGTGCCGACGGTGGTGGCGCGGGCGGCGCGCACGGCTTGCAGGCCGGCCCGCATCCGCTCGGGAGCGGAGAATCCCATCCGGGGCTGGACCACCAGCTCGCCCGCCCGGGAACGCTCGTGGACGAAGTCGCTGAAGTCGTTCCCGGCGGGCCGAGGCAGGGTGCCGCTCATCCGTTCCCTCCCGGGGCCGGCCCGGCGAGCGCCGGCCGGGCCGGCGACGCCGCGCCGAGACGGGCGAGGAACTCGGCCACCTCGGGGCCGGAGCCGGCCTCGAAGACCGCGTCGAATCCGGCGGCGATCAGCTCGGCCTGCGAGGCCGCGTCGGCGGTCCCCTGCAGGCCGAGCTTCCCGCCGATCATCATCGGGATCCCGGCGAGCGCCGGCTCCGCGCGCAGCCGGCGCGCCAGCCGGATGCCGTCCAGCCGGCCGTGCCCGTTGACCGTGCTGATCACCACCGCGTCCGGGATCCTGGCCAGGCAGACCTCCACCAGGAGGTCGTCGGGGACGCAGGCGCCCAGGTTCTCCACCTGGTAGCCGTGCTCCTCCAGCAGCAGCTGGAGAAAGACCAGGTTCCAGGTGTGCGAGTCGGAGGAGACGCTGGACAGCACGACGCATCGCCTGCGGCGCGCGGGCGGGCTGATCACGGGGGACTCCTTCGGGCTCGGCAGGTCGGTGCGCGGACGGCGGCGCGCCGGCCGCGGCGCGGGGTCAGCGGGCGGTCTGCAGGTGGGTGAGCAGCTCGGACCGGAGCAGGCCCTCCTCGGCGAACGCCCCGAGCAGGGAGCTGGAGGTCATCCGGGCGCTGGTCTTGATGCCCCGCATGGTCATGCACAGGTGCTCACCGGTGCCGATCACCCCGACGTCCTCGGTGCCGGCGATCCGCGCCACGTCGGCGGCGATGTCGGCGACCAGGCGTTCCTGCACCTGCAGCCGGTGCGCCCGGTGGTGCGCGATCCGGGCGAACTTCGACAGCCCCAGCAGTCGGTCCGCGGCGCGGTAGCCGATGGTCAGCGAGCAGTTGAAGGGGAGCAGGTGGTGCTCGCACAGCGACCAGACCTCGATGCCGGAGACCAGCACCAGCTGGCCCGCGGAGGTGGCCTCGAAGACCGTGTCCACCGTGCCGGGGTCGTACTCGATGAACTCGCGCCACCAGCGGGCGTAACGGGCCGGGGTGTCCCGGAGACCGTCCCGCGAGGGGTCCTCGCCGATTTCCTTCAGCAGCAGGCGCGCCAGGTCCTCGAGGGGGTCCGCACCGAGCCCGTCCATCATGGCGAGAGGGCCCTTGTCCACGTCCAGGTCGGTACTCATCTCAAACGCCTCTCTTGTGTCCCCAGACCAACGTGTGCAGCCTGGTCGTGATGTTCCAGCCACGGTCGACGACCTCGTCGGCCAACTGCCGGATGTGCCGGTCGATGTCCGTGCCGTTCTGGCCCTCGGGCATCACCCAGACCGAGGTGATGCCCGCCGCCGCCACCACCCCGGAGACCTCGTCGAGGTCGGCGCTGTCCCGGCAGACGAACTTGAAGGTGCTGGACGGCATGGCGGCCAGGCGCTCCAGCGCGGCGGGCACGATCCGCTTCTCGACGGAGTCGCCGGCGTGCGAGAGCTTCGGCGAGACGTTGAAGCGGACGCCGGCCGCGATCAGCCGGGGGTCCGGGATCCGGGTCCCGTTGGTCTCGATCTCGATCTCGACGCCGTGTCCGGCCAGTGCCTCCACGAGCGGGACCAGGCGCTTCTGCTGGTTGAGCGGTTCACCGCCGGAGATCACCACCAGCCCGACCTGGAGGGCGAGCAGGCGCTCCAGCACGGTGGAGACGGGCATGCGGTGCAGCTCCGTCTTCGGATCGAACGCGATGCCGGTGTCGCTGACCCCTTCCCAGTCCCAGGTGTAGGGGGTGTCGCACCAGCGGCATGAAAGATTGCAGCCACCCAGCCTCAGGAAAGCGCAGCGGCGGCCGAGTGATCGTCCTTCTCCCTGGAAGGACTCAAGTGGGGCCGAAGATCTCGTTGACGACGAGTTCCGGTTCCACTGGGCACCACCTCCTCAAACAGACGGGCCGGGGTGTCCCCCGCCGTCCTGCGGCTCAGGGGCGGTACTCCGCCCAGGTCTTGGGGGTCTCGGAGACCCGTACGGCGGTCAGCTCCGGGAGCTCCGGGTTCCACTGCTCGTAGATCCAGATCGCCAGGTTCTCCGCGGTCGGGTTTTCCTTGACCACGTCGTTGAGGTGCTGGTGGTCCAGCCACTCGTCGACCCAGCCCTTGAAGCCGGACAGCTCGCCGTAGTCGCGGACGAAGCCGGGGGCGGTCAGCTGTTCCCGGCCGGCGCTGAGCTCGATCTCGACGAGGTAGTTGTGGCCGTGCAGGCGGCCGCACTGGTGGTTCGCGGGCAGCCCGTCGAGCTGGTGGCTGGCGGAGAAGGAGAACTGCTTGGAGATGCGTAGCGTCATGACTGGTGCTCCTGGTAAATGGTGGGGTCTTGGACACCGGCCGCGGTGAACGCCTCCTGGCGCTCCCAGCACGCGGCGCAGCGGGCGCAGTGGTCGTCCTGCCCGCGCAAGCAGGTCCAGGTCTCGGTCCACGGGACGCCGAGCCGCTCGCCCAGCGTGACGACGTCCTTCTTGCCCAGGCCGGACAGCGGCGCGAGCAGATCGAGGTCGGGGTGGGCGTACCCGGCGGTCGCGATGCGCTCCATGGCGATGAAGGACTCCAGGAACGCCGGAGTGCTGTCGGGGACGGACACGGTGTCGTCCGCCATGATCCCGATGGCGACGGCCTGGGCCTTCTCGGCCACCGCCACCGCAAACGCCACCGACAGCAGCAGGGCGTTGCGGTTGGGGACGATGTTCGGGCTCTCGCCGTACCCGGTCCAGGTCTGCTCCGGGACGTCGACGGTCGGGTCGGTGAGCGAGGAGCCGCGCAGCAGGGCGCCCATCGCGCTCAGGTCGGCCACCTGATGGACCGCGCCGAGCCGCTCGGCCGCGGCGGCCGCGAATCGGTGCTCCTTGCGGTGGCGCTGCCCGTAGTCGACGGAGAGCAGGTGCAAGTCGTGGCCCTGCTCCTTGAGCTGGTGCGCCATCGTGACGGAGTCCATGCCTCCGGAGACGATGGCGACGATCTTCGGCACAGCGTTTCCCCCGTTGTGTCGGTGCTGATTGCTTCGGTGGCCGCGGCCGGTGGTCCGGCCGCGGCGGTTCCGGCTCCCGCTCAGGCGAGCGGGGTGCCGCGTACGACGACCGCCGCCGCGGCGCGGTCCAGGGCCGCTTCGCACTCCTGTTCAGTGGCGGCGACGGCCACCACCAGGGCGTACCGGCAGCGGACGTGGTCGACCGGCGGCAGCCGGAGCTCCCGGCCGGGACCGGCCAGGACCTGTACGTCGTGGATCTCGGCGGGCAGCCGTTCCCGGTCGATCTCCACCGACTCGACCGTCAGGTCGTGCTCGGGGTACAGGAAGCGGATGGCCGCCACCTGCTGCCGGGAGGCCGTGGTCCCGGGGACCGCGCCGGCCGCCAGGTCGGCGGCGACCAGCCCGACCTCGATACCGGTGGCGAGCCCGCCCAGATACGGGATCCGGTCACCGCCGACCCGGGCGTTGATCTCCACCACCCGGGGGCCGGACCCGGTGAGCCGTAGTTCGGTGTGGGTGACCGTGTCGGTGAGGCCGACGGCGGTGTGCGCGGCCTGGATGACCCGCAGCAGCTCCGGGTCGGTGAGCAGCGGGTCGTCCGCCCGGACCAGGTGGCCGACCTCCTCGAACCCCGGCGCGAACCCGATCCGCTTCCGGGCCACGAACAGCACCGTCACCCGGCCGTCCCGGCAGACCGCGTCCACGCTGATCTCCGGCCCGTCGAGGTACTCCTCGACCAGCACCGGACGGTCGTAGGTCGGGACCTCGTCGAACCAGATCGCGGTGGCCTTGCGGTATCCCTCGGCCAGGTTCTGCGGCGCCGGGACCAGCGACACGCCGTTGCTCGCGGACAGCGCCCGCGGCTTGAGCACCACGGGGTAGCCGAGCCGCTCGGCGGCCTGCCGGGCCTCGTCGAGGTCGCCGACCGCGACCGACTCGGCCTGCGGCACGCCGGCGGCCTTCAGCGCCTGCCGGCCCGTGAACTTGTCGCGGCAGGCGTGCACCGCCTCCACCGAGCTGGTCCGCAGCCCGAGGGCGGTGGCCACCGCGGCGGCCGACTCGACGCGGGTCTCCTCGTACGTGAGCACCCCGGCGTAGTCCTCCGGGCTCTCCTTGGCGATCGCGACCATCGCGTCGGGGTCCAGAGTGTCCGCCGCCGAGTGCGCCGTGATGTAGGGCGACTGCCAGGTGGGAGCCGCCGGGGATACCAGGTGCAGCCGGTACCGGGTGGCCATGGCGCGCAGCATGTACTCGCGCCAGACCTGGCCCCCGCTGCCGATGAGCAGAAGCAGGGGCTTGGATCCGTCGGCCGGGTGGTCGTTGGTCATACGGGTCACCGTTCAGTGTGCGGAGGACGGGTGGTGTCACCGGGCGGGACGCCCGGTGGGCGTCAGACCGATGCGGTGGACGGCACGACCTCGACCTGGATCCGGCCGACCGCCTGCTGTGCCAGCTGCAGCGCCGTGTCCGGGTCCGGTCCGATCGCGAGCGCCTCGCCCTGGCGGTCCCAGGAGTTGCGCAGTGGCGGGATCAGGTCGCCGACGGCCGCGGTGAGCACGGCCAACTCCACCCCTTCGGCGGCGCGCGCCTGGTCCAGGCCGCCGACCGCGGTCACCTCGCCCTCCGGAAGGGTGAGGAACCAGATCGCGGCCGCGGCCGCCTGCGGCCGCGGGGTCAGGTCCAGGGGCTTGCCCGCCAGCCAGGTGAAGGTCAGCTCCTGGATGTCGAAGCCGGCGGCCAGCCGGACGAGTTCGACGATCGCGTCACCGCCGGGCCGGGTGTGCGTCTCGATGACGCGCGGGCCGCGATCGGTGAGGATGAGTTCGGTGTGGGCCGGGCCCTCCCGCACGCCGAGCGCGGTCAGCACTCGCCGCACCTCGGCGCCGATCAGGTCCCGCTGCTCAGCGGTGATCCGGGCCGGCACCAGGTGGCCGATCTCCACGAAGTTCGGCGTCTTGAACTTCTCGGTCACGGCCAGCAGGTGGTGCTCACCGGCCGCGCTGAAGGTCTCCACGCTGAATTCCTGGCCGACCAGGTACTCCTCGGCCAGCCACGGCGCCGAGGTCTGCTGACCGGGGAGCGAGAAGTCCAGCTCCCCGGCCAGTTCCCGCAGCCGGGCCTCGTCGTGCACGGCGTGGATGTCCCGGCTCCCCGTGCCCTGGGTGGGCTTGAGGATCAGTGGAAAACCGAGGGTGCCGGCCAGTGCGAGGAGGTCCTGCGCACTGCGCACCTCGGCGGAGGCGACCTGGCCGACCTCGTCGCCACGCAGCACCTCACGCATGAACGCCTTGTCGTTGACCGCCGTGACGGTCTCCAACGGGTTGGTGGTGAGCCCCAGCTCGTGATTGATCTGCGCCACCGCCTGCAGGTACGTGTCGTTCATGGTGATCGCGAGGTCGTACGGCTGGACGCCGTACAACGCCACTGCCGCCCGGACCATCCGGTCCGGTGAGACGTCGGGCAGCAGCAGGACGATCTCGGCCAGCTCCTGGTGCCGTCCGGACAGAGCGTCCTTGGGCCCCAGGTAGCCGATCGTCATTCCCACGCTGTGCGCCGCATCCATCGCCTCTGTGCGCTTACCCCCGACGAACAACACGGTGGCGACGGCCGATGGCCTGGTCACCCTGTTCTCCTCTGGCTCGGCACTGAGCCAGCCTTGGGTCCTCGCATTCACAGGACGATGCCCCCCGATCACATGTGCAGCTCACAGCGCGCCTCGGCGCTGACGAGATCAACCATCGCGACCGGGGCAGCCTGCGTCGAGGAGGATCGGCCGGAGACTTCGCGAGGGGCGGAGGAAGAGCCTGAGGTTTCACCGGCAGTAGGACACGGATAGTTCACATCTGCCAACTTCGTGGCCACTGTGACGCGTTGGATAGGCTGTCGTCGTTGGCCGGTCCTCGGACAGATGCTCAGGTGGCGGTGGTCTGCCTGCGGTAATGCGGGCGGGAGGGGCAGTTGACAGGGAGCCACATGGATGACCAGCGCACTATCGGCCAACTACTTCGGGAGTTCCGGATATCAGCCCGGCTCACCCAGGAAGCCCTGGCGGAACGTGCGGCCGTCAGTGCCCGCACGGTGCGCGACATCGAACGGGGCGCCGTGATCGGACCCCGCCACAGCACCGCGAGATCACTCGCGGACGCGCTCGGGCTGACGGGCGCCGACCGGGATCACTTCCTGGCCGTCGCCTCCGCCGCCTCGTGGGAGAGCTCGCAAGCACAGGACGGGTACGTCGATCCCCCGGCGGCACCGATGTCGGAGGAATGGCCCGCCGACGCTGCGGTCTTCTCCGCGGATCCGGCCGTGCCACCTTTCCGCATCCTCGGCCCCGTCGAGGTCGGCGCCCCGGGTAGGCCGATATCCCTGCCGGGAACGCGGCAGAGGAAGTTGCTCGCGGCCCTTCTGCTCAACGCGGGCACCGCGATCCAGCACGAGCGCCTTGTGGACATGTTGTGGGAGGAACCACCCCGGTCCGCCCGGCAACAGATCCACAACGCGGTGGCCAGCCTGCGGCGGAGTCTCGCCGCGACGCCCGGGAGCTGGAACATCACCACCACGGAGGCCGGCTATCTCCTCCAGGTGCCGCCGGACCTGGTGGATGTTTCGCTGTTCCGCACGATGGTCGCGGAAAGTGAACAGCTGGAACGGCTCGAACGGGTGCCGGCGGCGCTGGAGTCGCTCGAGCGGGCGTTGAAGCTGTGGCGCGGCCCCGCTCTGGCCGGCCTGACCGGCGAGTGGCTGGAGGAGGCCGCCGTCCAGCTCAATGAGCAACATATCGCGGCGGTCGAACGGACCATGGCCCTCCGGCTCCGGCTGGGTCAGGCGAGTTCCGTGGTCAGCGCCTTGACCGGCCTCGTTGCCCGGCACCCGTACCGCGAGACGCAGCGCGCGCTGCTCATCGAGGCGCTGCACCGCAGCGGCCGTCAGGCCGAGGCGCTGACGGTGTACGAGGACGGCCGTCAGTTGCTGGCCGATGAGTTCGGCATCGATCCGGGGCCGGCCCTGCGCCGGGTACACCTCCAGGTCCTCCGCAGCAGCCCGGTCACCGATCCGGACGACGCCGGGGCAGCCGCGCCGGATGCCGGCGTGACCGCGCACGTGACCGAAACCCGGTCCGGAGGGGCGGTACTGCGGAACTTCCTTCCCCACAGCACCAAGGAGTTCACCGGCCGCAGGACGGAGCTCGACAGGTTGAGCGACACCGCGCTGTCGTCGTCGTCGCAAGCGCTGGTCATCTCGGCGCTCGACGGGATGGGAGGGGTCGGCAAGACCGCTCTGGCGGTTCGCCTCGCGCACGAGCTCACCGAGAAGTACAGCGACGGACAGTACTTCGTGGACCTGCATGGCTTCAGCCCCGGCCGCGACCCGCTCACCCCTGATCAGGCGCTCGACCACCTCCTGCGGCAAGCCGGCACGGCGATCGAGAAGGTTCCGCCGGATCTGGCCGGACGCAGCGCGCTCTGGCGCGGCCTGTTGGCCGGCAGGCGGGCGCTCGTGCTGCTGGACAACGCCGTGGACGTCGCACAGGTGCGGCCACTCATCCCCGGAGCGACCCACAGCCTCGTGATCGTGACGAGCCGGCGCCGTTTGGCGGCGCTCGAAGACGCTGTCCCGCTCTCCCTCAACGTGCTGCCGCCGGACGACGCCGAGCAGCTCTTCATCCAGATCGCCGGGGAGGAGCGGACGAGGGCTGCCGCTGCCGGTGTCGCCGAGGTCATCGAATTGTGCGGGCGGCTGCCGCTGGCCATCCGGATCGCCGCCGCCAGGTTCCGGGACCGGCCCAGCTGGAGCATCGACGACCTGGTCAAGCAGCTGCGCAGCCAGCGCAGCCGGGCCCAGTTCCTCTCCGCCGGCGACCGCGACGTGATGGCCGTTCTGCGGCTGTCCTACCGACACCTGACGCCCGCGCAGAAGCGGATGTTCTGCCTGCTCAGCCTTCACCCGGGGGAGGACTTCGACGCGTACGCGGCGGCCGCGCTGGCGGATCTGCCCGTGGCCCGCGCGGAGCAGGTCCTCGAGGGTCTGTTCGACGACAACCTGCTGCTGCAGCAGGCTGCCGGTCGCTACCAGTTCCACGACCTGGTCCGGGACTGTTCGAGGTTGTTGCTGGCCGCTGAGATCGACGATCGGGAGCGGACCGCCGCGACCGGCCGCCTGCTGGACTACTACCTCCTGATCGCCAACGAGTGGTGCCGGCCGGTGGCCAAGGGACCCTTCCGGTTCCATGCCGAGATCCAGCACACGCTGTCTCGCCCGGAGGCGGAGAACCCGGCCGAGGCGACGCAGCTGCTGCACACCGAGTACCACAACATCACCGCCGCGGCGGAGTACGCCCGCGAGCACGGGTGGCACTCGCACGCCTGGCAGATCCCGTGCGCGATGCAACCCCTGCTGGCCGGGATGAACTACGGCGAGCGGGCGTACGTGCTCTTCGAGGGCGCCGTGTCCGCCGCCACCGCGGCGGGGCACGCCGACGGGCGATCCATGGCCCTGACCGGCATGGCGTCGGTCTGCCGGGAAGCCGGTGACAATGACCAGGCCCGAGCGCTGTTCGAGGAGGCGATCGCGATCAGCCGGGCGACCGGCAACGGCCGCCATGAGGTCTTCCAGCTGGCGGGCCTCGGGATCACCCTCCTGAACGACGGCGACCTTCCGGCCGCCGAGAAGGTGTTCGCAACCGGTTACCGGGCGGCGCGCGAGCTGCACGACCGCGCGACCGCGGCCCTCCTCGCGAACAACCTCGGCGTAGTGGCGAAGGACCTGGGCAACTACGCCGACGCCCTCCGGTACTTCACCGAGTCGGCCGAGCACGGCAACGGCTTCTCGACCGAGGACATCGCCATCCTGACCGCGCTGAACATCGGCATCGTGCACCAGCTGCGCGACAATCCGGAAGCCGCTACCCGGCAGTACGAGGAGTGCCGGCGGCGTAGTCGCGCCATCAAGTTCGACGTCGGGGAGGCGGTCGCCCTGGTCGGTCTGGCGACGGTGAATCGCTCGCTCGGCAATTTCGCGGCCGCGTTGGAGGACGGCCGCGATGCCCTCGCCATCGCGCGTCGGACCGCGCTGCGGGAGGTCGAGTGCGACGCACTCAATGCCCTCGGCGACATCTTCCTCTCGACCGGAGAAGCGAGTAGCGCGGAAACGCTCTTCGCCCAATCCGAACAGCTCGCCGTCAGGCACAACCTTCCGCGCAACGCGGCACGCTCGCGTGAGGGGATCGCGCACGTCCGCTTCGCCGAAGGTGACCTGGCCGCCGCACGACGGGACTGGGAGGAGGCCGTCCGTCTCTTCCCGGCCGGTGTCGCGGACGCGGAGAACTCGCGGCGGCACCTGACATCCGACACCGTCCTGCAGCCGCGATGCCAGCGCTGCGTCGTGGTCGCGCGTACGGCCGCCCCGTCCTTCCGGTCCGAGTAGCCGGCGAGTAGGGCACCGATACCGATATCTGCCACCATGATCGAAGTCCGTGCAATACCTATCGATATGATGCGGTTCGCCGCGTCGAAGGAGAGTCACCAGTAATGAAGCGGAATGTCTTTCTCGCGATCCTGGGCGCCGGCGTGCTGCTGGCCCTCATCCCCGGCGTGAGCGGGAGCGAGGCGCCCGTGGCGAAGCGGGCCAGCATGATGGTCACCTGCGGGAGCTGCCCCTGACGCCGGGCGCCTCGGCGCGGGATCCGTGGTAGCGATCAGGGAGGCAGCAGATGGGCCATGAGCCCGGCGAAGACAGGCGAGCTTTCGCGTTCACCGCAACCGTGCTCGCCGTGCTCCTCCTGGCGGCCCTCCTGGCCCAGCTGCCGCCCGGATCCATGCCGCACACCCTCAGCCGCCGAGCGGCTTCGTACGAGTTGCTGTGGCCACAGGGGTGGTCCTTCTTCTCCGCGGCACCCCGCCAGGACCGGACCGTCGCGTACCGGGTCCAGCCGGACGGCAGCCTCTCCACCGAGGATTCCGTGCAGGCAAGGCCCGGGTCCTGGTGGGGGCTGCGCCGGACCACGTACTTCCGCCTGGTCGAAACCGAGTACGTGGCATCCCGGATCCCCCCGTCCTCGTGGATCACGTGTGATGCCCCGACGGCCGCGTCCTGTCTGCAGCGGGCAGGCCGGCCCGCATGGCCCGTGACGAACAATCCGTTCCACGCCTCCGCGCTGTGCGGACGGGTCCTCTTCGCGGTGGAGCGGCCGGACCTCGGCAACGATCGGCTCCGGCGAGGAGCCGTCCCGCGGCGGGTGGTCGCCATCGCGCCGACCTCGCTGCAGTGCGCCCCCGACCGGAAGTAGCGATGATCGACCCTCTGCGGCACCTGCCGGCCTACGACCCGAGAGGGCTCTGG is a genomic window of Actinoplanes teichomyceticus ATCC 31121 containing:
- a CDS encoding methylaspartate mutase — its product is MPRPAGNDFSDFVHERSRAGELVVQPRMGFSAPERMRAGLQAVRAARATTVGTITVDSYTRVGDHGSVREALRTGTPLNGYPLVEHGPETNHRLLAGLAGPDFPVQLRHGSALPQRLFEAMLAAGLTATEGGPVSYCLPYSRTPLAEAARAWADGCELLADRAPAGRPVHLESFGGCMLGQLCPPGLLVALSVLECLFFVQHGIGSVSLSYAQQTNPAQDLAAVRAMRRLAAEYLGAVRWHVVIYTYMGVFPRTRAGALRLLADSVRLARATGAERLVTKTAVEALRIPTIEENIEALELAGEVAGRPDAAAGLSASAAEEAALHLEARTLIEATLALHQDVGEALVRAVRQGLLDVPYCLHPDNANQARTLIDETGRLRWRRTGRMPIAAASVSTATGSPAFELLDQLRYIERRCDGVLPGPARPPRSVTG
- a CDS encoding cobalamin B12-binding domain-containing protein, giving the protein MISPPARRRRCVVLSSVSSDSHTWNLVFLQLLLEEHGYQVENLGACVPDDLLVEVCLARIPDAVVISTVNGHGRLDGIRLARRLRAEPALAGIPMMIGGKLGLQGTADAASQAELIAAGFDAVFEAGSGPEVAEFLARLGAASPARPALAGPAPGGNG
- the folE gene encoding GTP cyclohydrolase I; the protein is MSTDLDVDKGPLAMMDGLGADPLEDLARLLLKEIGEDPSRDGLRDTPARYARWWREFIEYDPGTVDTVFEATSAGQLVLVSGIEVWSLCEHHLLPFNCSLTIGYRAADRLLGLSKFARIAHHRAHRLQVQERLVADIAADVARIAGTEDVGVIGTGEHLCMTMRGIKTSARMTSSSLLGAFAEEGLLRSELLTHLQTAR
- a CDS encoding 7-carboxy-7-deazaguanine synthase QueE, which gives rise to MRLGGCNLSCRWCDTPYTWDWEGVSDTGIAFDPKTELHRMPVSTVLERLLALQVGLVVISGGEPLNQQKRLVPLVEALAGHGVEIEIETNGTRIPDPRLIAAGVRFNVSPKLSHAGDSVEKRIVPAALERLAAMPSSTFKFVCRDSADLDEVSGVVAAAGITSVWVMPEGQNGTDIDRHIRQLADEVVDRGWNITTRLHTLVWGHKRGV
- a CDS encoding 6-pyruvoyl trahydropterin synthase family protein gives rise to the protein MTLRISKQFSFSASHQLDGLPANHQCGRLHGHNYLVEIELSAGREQLTAPGFVRDYGELSGFKGWVDEWLDHQHLNDVVKENPTAENLAIWIYEQWNPELPELTAVRVSETPKTWAEYRP
- a CDS encoding 7-cyano-7-deazaguanine synthase → MPKIVAIVSGGMDSVTMAHQLKEQGHDLHLLSVDYGQRHRKEHRFAAAAAERLGAVHQVADLSAMGALLRGSSLTDPTVDVPEQTWTGYGESPNIVPNRNALLLSVAFAVAVAEKAQAVAIGIMADDTVSVPDSTPAFLESFIAMERIATAGYAHPDLDLLAPLSGLGKKDVVTLGERLGVPWTETWTCLRGQDDHCARCAACWERQEAFTAAGVQDPTIYQEHQS
- a CDS encoding ATP-grasp domain-containing protein, which produces MTNDHPADGSKPLLLLIGSGGQVWREYMLRAMATRYRLHLVSPAAPTWQSPYITAHSAADTLDPDAMVAIAKESPEDYAGVLTYEETRVESAAAVATALGLRTSSVEAVHACRDKFTGRQALKAAGVPQAESVAVGDLDEARQAAERLGYPVVLKPRALSASNGVSLVPAPQNLAEGYRKATAIWFDEVPTYDRPVLVEEYLDGPEISVDAVCRDGRVTVLFVARKRIGFAPGFEEVGHLVRADDPLLTDPELLRVIQAAHTAVGLTDTVTHTELRLTGSGPRVVEINARVGGDRIPYLGGLATGIEVGLVAADLAAGAVPGTTASRQQVAAIRFLYPEHDLTVESVEIDRERLPAEIHDVQVLAGPGRELRLPPVDHVRCRYALVVAVAATEQECEAALDRAAAAVVVRGTPLA
- a CDS encoding ATP-grasp domain-containing protein encodes the protein MTRPSAVATVLFVGGKRTEAMDAAHSVGMTIGYLGPKDALSGRHQELAEIVLLLPDVSPDRMVRAAVALYGVQPYDLAITMNDTYLQAVAQINHELGLTTNPLETVTAVNDKAFMREVLRGDEVGQVASAEVRSAQDLLALAGTLGFPLILKPTQGTGSRDIHAVHDEARLRELAGELDFSLPGQQTSAPWLAEEYLVGQEFSVETFSAAGEHHLLAVTEKFKTPNFVEIGHLVPARITAEQRDLIGAEVRRVLTALGVREGPAHTELILTDRGPRVIETHTRPGGDAIVELVRLAAGFDIQELTFTWLAGKPLDLTPRPQAAAAAIWFLTLPEGEVTAVGGLDQARAAEGVELAVLTAAVGDLIPPLRNSWDRQGEALAIGPDPDTALQLAQQAVGRIQVEVVPSTASV
- a CDS encoding AfsR/SARP family transcriptional regulator, which encodes MLAALLLNAGTAIQHERLVDMLWEEPPRSARQQIHNAVASLRRSLAATPGSWNITTTEAGYLLQVPPDLVDVSLFRTMVAESEQLERLERVPAALESLERALKLWRGPALAGLTGEWLEEAAVQLNEQHIAAVERTMALRLRLGQASSVVSALTGLVARHPYRETQRALLIEALHRSGRQAEALTVYEDGRQLLADEFGIDPGPALRRVHLQVLRSSPVTDPDDAGAAAPDAGVTAHVTETRSGGAVLRNFLPHSTKEFTGRRTELDRLSDTALSSSSQALVISALDGMGGVGKTALAVRLAHELTEKYSDGQYFVDLHGFSPGRDPLTPDQALDHLLRQAGTAIEKVPPDLAGRSALWRGLLAGRRALVLLDNAVDVAQVRPLIPGATHSLVIVTSRRRLAALEDAVPLSLNVLPPDDAEQLFIQIAGEERTRAAAAGVAEVIELCGRLPLAIRIAAARFRDRPSWSIDDLVKQLRSQRSRAQFLSAGDRDVMAVLRLSYRHLTPAQKRMFCLLSLHPGEDFDAYAAAALADLPVARAEQVLEGLFDDNLLLQQAAGRYQFHDLVRDCSRLLLAAEIDDRERTAATGRLLDYYLLIANEWCRPVAKGPFRFHAEIQHTLSRPEAENPAEATQLLHTEYHNITAAAEYAREHGWHSHAWQIPCAMQPLLAGMNYGERAYVLFEGAVSAATAAGHADGRSMALTGMASVCREAGDNDQARALFEEAIAISRATGNGRHEVFQLAGLGITLLNDGDLPAAEKVFATGYRAARELHDRATAALLANNLGVVAKDLGNYADALRYFTESAEHGNGFSTEDIAILTALNIGIVHQLRDNPEAATRQYEECRRRSRAIKFDVGEAVALVGLATVNRSLGNFAAALEDGRDALAIARRTALREVECDALNALGDIFLSTGEASSAETLFAQSEQLAVRHNLPRNAARSREGIAHVRFAEGDLAAARRDWEEAVRLFPAGVADAENSRRHLTSDTVLQPRCQRCVVVARTAAPSFRSE
- a CDS encoding SdpA family antimicrobial peptide system protein; this translates as MGHEPGEDRRAFAFTATVLAVLLLAALLAQLPPGSMPHTLSRRAASYELLWPQGWSFFSAAPRQDRTVAYRVQPDGSLSTEDSVQARPGSWWGLRRTTYFRLVETEYVASRIPPSSWITCDAPTAASCLQRAGRPAWPVTNNPFHASALCGRVLFAVERPDLGNDRLRRGAVPRRVVAIAPTSLQCAPDRK